Proteins from a genomic interval of Cognatishimia sp. WU-CL00825:
- a CDS encoding SDR family oxidoreductase — protein MQKTAIVTGGGRGIGRAIVTRLVTDGMNVVTCGRGERPSDLPQQVIWKQADVSRVAEANALVEAATEAFGAVHVLVNNAGVQVEKTTADSTDADYDLVMDVNCRGTFNMCRAVLPSMTAQGGAIVNMGSISGEVADSCMALYNASKAFVHGLTRSIAVDHGPQVRCNAIRPGWIMTAMAEDGFALANNPKAAMQDALARHPVGRFGQPEDIAKMVSWLVSDQAPYVSGECFTVDGGMTAASPLNPGLF, from the coding sequence ATGCAGAAAACAGCAATTGTAACTGGCGGTGGGCGCGGCATTGGCCGCGCCATCGTCACGCGGCTGGTCACTGACGGAATGAATGTCGTGACCTGTGGTCGCGGCGAAAGGCCTTCTGATTTGCCACAGCAAGTGATCTGGAAGCAAGCGGATGTGTCCCGCGTCGCAGAGGCCAATGCTTTGGTCGAGGCCGCAACAGAAGCCTTTGGGGCTGTGCATGTTCTGGTGAACAACGCCGGTGTCCAAGTGGAAAAAACAACCGCCGACAGCACCGACGCAGACTATGATCTGGTGATGGACGTCAACTGTCGTGGCACATTCAACATGTGTCGCGCTGTGTTGCCCAGCATGACGGCTCAGGGGGGGGCTATCGTGAACATGGGGTCGATTTCGGGCGAAGTCGCAGACTCTTGCATGGCGCTTTACAATGCGTCCAAGGCCTTTGTGCACGGCTTGACGCGTTCTATTGCCGTCGACCATGGGCCGCAGGTGCGTTGCAATGCCATCCGGCCCGGATGGATCATGACGGCAATGGCCGAAGATGGTTTTGCCCTCGCCAATAATCCCAAAGCGGCCATGCAGGATGCCTTGGCGCGTCACCCTGTCGGTCGTTTTGGACAACCAGAGGATATAGCTAAGATGGTGTCTTGGCTGGTGTCTGACCAAGCCCCCTATGTGTCAGGTGAATGTTTTACTGTTGATGGCGGCATGACCGCTGCGTCGCCACTTAATCCGGGTTTGTTCTGA
- a CDS encoding 3-hydroxyacyl-CoA dehydrogenase NAD-binding domain-containing protein, whose translation MVDTSHTACLGGGVIGASWAALFLASGRSVAMYDPGPNAESAVRDYIENAWPALQELGLADNGNPDAITFHQSAASAIQGAGFVQENVPERLPIKHATFKEIEAELLPDAIVASSASGLTLGQMQQGWENPGRFILGHPFNPPHLIPLVELMANDKTDDDVLKGAKAFYEAVGKTTIRVRKEVNGHIANRLQAAVWREAISLVVSGVASVEDVDKAMWAGPGLRWAAMGPTMLFNLGAGPGGLQSFCDHFEATFNGWWDDLGKVYLDDALAKQLVDGVNDEAQGKSVAELSAERDALIIAMQKATRHLR comes from the coding sequence ATGGTTGATACTTCACACACGGCCTGCTTGGGTGGCGGCGTTATTGGCGCAAGCTGGGCAGCATTGTTCTTAGCATCTGGCCGTTCGGTCGCGATGTATGACCCGGGTCCAAACGCTGAATCAGCTGTGCGCGACTACATTGAAAACGCTTGGCCTGCTTTGCAAGAATTGGGTTTGGCGGACAACGGCAATCCAGATGCAATCACGTTTCACCAAAGCGCTGCTTCTGCCATTCAAGGGGCTGGGTTTGTACAAGAAAACGTCCCCGAACGCCTGCCGATCAAACATGCGACTTTCAAGGAAATCGAGGCAGAGCTGCTGCCAGACGCCATTGTCGCCAGTTCCGCCTCAGGTCTGACCCTAGGGCAAATGCAGCAAGGTTGGGAAAACCCAGGCCGGTTCATTCTGGGCCACCCCTTTAACCCACCTCATCTGATTCCCCTGGTCGAACTTATGGCCAATGACAAGACCGATGACGACGTTCTAAAGGGGGCAAAGGCCTTCTATGAAGCTGTCGGTAAAACCACCATTCGCGTGCGCAAAGAGGTGAATGGTCATATTGCAAACCGCCTACAGGCCGCTGTTTGGCGCGAAGCGATCAGTTTGGTGGTGTCAGGCGTGGCCAGCGTTGAGGATGTCGACAAGGCGATGTGGGCTGGTCCTGGGCTGAGATGGGCCGCAATGGGGCCAACCATGCTGTTCAACCTTGGGGCAGGGCCCGGTGGGCTGCAATCATTCTGCGATCATTTTGAAGCTACATTCAATGGTTGGTGGGACGATCTGGGCAAAGTGTATCTTGACGACGCATTGGCCAAACAATTGGTCGATGGCGTGAACGATGAAGCGCAGGGAAAATCTGTGGCTGAACTGTCCGCCGAGCGCGACGCGCTTATTATTGCAATGCAAAAAGCCACAAGGCACCTGAGATAA
- a CDS encoding FAD-dependent oxidoreductase — protein sequence MTKKIVVVGAGQAGFSVCENLRKLGFSGELTLIGQESAPPYQRPPLSKGYLLGDMALERMYLRPLSFYKDQAIDLVLSNAVTEIDVAGQKVRLADGAAKAYDSLVLATGSSPIQLPAAIGGASQGVFYVRNLADVDELSRAVKPDANALIVGGGYIGLEAAAVAAKLKMKVTLVEAGERILGRVASAETAAYFRDLHQGHGVQILEGVKLEALHTENRHVVGASLSDGRKLPVDLAIVGIGIRPNVALAESAGLTLDNGILVDEQCRTSDKNIFAAGDCACFPLGDKLARLESVGHAIDQAATVARVLCGQEASYIAKPWFWSDQFDTKLQIVGLSSRYDQIVKRTSATGALSIWYYKGPKLLAVDAMNDPRAYMVAKRLIESGKSPQPSDVSNLELDLKQLLRS from the coding sequence ATGACCAAAAAGATTGTTGTAGTTGGCGCAGGTCAGGCAGGGTTTTCAGTTTGTGAAAATCTAAGGAAACTTGGGTTTTCAGGAGAGCTGACCCTGATAGGACAGGAAAGCGCCCCGCCATATCAGAGACCCCCCTTATCAAAGGGTTATCTGCTAGGGGACATGGCCTTAGAGCGCATGTATTTGCGCCCCCTAAGCTTCTATAAGGATCAGGCCATTGATCTGGTTTTGTCTAATGCAGTGACAGAGATCGATGTGGCAGGCCAAAAGGTACGGCTGGCAGATGGCGCGGCAAAAGCCTATGACAGTCTTGTGTTGGCCACAGGTTCGTCGCCGATCCAATTGCCTGCAGCGATTGGCGGTGCATCCCAAGGGGTGTTTTATGTCAGAAATCTGGCAGATGTCGACGAGCTGTCAAGGGCAGTGAAACCAGACGCAAATGCTTTGATTGTGGGCGGCGGCTATATCGGCCTCGAAGCAGCAGCTGTTGCAGCAAAGCTTAAGATGAAAGTCACTTTGGTTGAAGCCGGCGAACGTATTCTGGGCCGCGTGGCATCAGCAGAAACCGCCGCGTATTTTCGTGATTTGCACCAAGGACATGGCGTGCAAATTTTAGAGGGCGTCAAGCTCGAAGCTCTGCATACCGAAAATAGGCATGTTGTCGGCGCTAGCCTGTCTGACGGTCGCAAGCTGCCGGTTGATCTTGCCATCGTTGGCATCGGTATCCGACCAAATGTAGCGCTTGCCGAAAGCGCTGGCCTGACCTTGGATAATGGCATTTTGGTTGATGAACAGTGTCGGACGTCGGACAAAAACATCTTTGCCGCGGGTGATTGTGCGTGCTTCCCTTTGGGCGACAAACTGGCGCGTCTGGAAAGCGTAGGCCATGCGATTGATCAGGCCGCGACGGTTGCACGGGTGCTCTGCGGTCAAGAGGCATCCTATATTGCCAAGCCTTGGTTCTGGTCCGATCAATTTGATACAAAATTGCAAATTGTCGGTCTTTCATCTAGATATGATCAGATCGTAAAACGCACGTCTGCAACCGGGGCCTTGTCGATTTGGTACTACAAAGGGCCCAAGCTTTTGGCCGTTGACGCCATGAATGATCCCCGGGCCTATATGGTCGCAAAACGGTTGATCGAAAGTGGCAAATCACCCCAACCATCAGATGTTAGCAATTTGGAATTGGATCTAAAGCAGCTCTTAAGGTCATAA
- a CDS encoding ABC transporter substrate-binding protein, whose translation MQSGTKISLAALGLTCIGSLAHADCGEVSITEMDWASSAVVTHVANVLMTHGYGCEVSLIPSSTTPAMTSVAETGQPDILTELWTNSSPVYEELRAEGKLLELGHVLSDGGVEAWWLPAYLVEAHPELKTIDGIKANPELVGGRFHDCPSGWACDVVNNNNLKALGMAEVGIERFQHGSGETLATAIAAAYANKEPWFGYYWAPTSVLGKYPMVQVEMNAFDADAHACNSDPECSAPTASAYPTAKVITAVTPALEQREPEIVAFLSKMSFTNTQMGEVLAWQDTNSASFEEAAVYFLDTYKDVWGNWLNDDAREKLALLLK comes from the coding sequence ATGCAATCTGGCACCAAAATTTCACTCGCAGCACTCGGGTTAACTTGCATCGGCAGCCTGGCACATGCGGACTGTGGCGAAGTCTCTATTACGGAAATGGACTGGGCCTCATCTGCGGTGGTCACCCATGTTGCAAATGTCTTAATGACACATGGTTATGGCTGCGAGGTGTCTTTGATTCCATCCTCAACAACACCTGCAATGACGTCGGTGGCGGAAACCGGTCAGCCCGATATTTTGACAGAGCTTTGGACCAACTCCTCCCCAGTCTATGAAGAGTTGCGCGCTGAGGGCAAATTGCTGGAACTGGGTCACGTATTGTCTGATGGTGGCGTAGAGGCCTGGTGGCTGCCTGCCTATCTGGTTGAGGCGCATCCGGAACTTAAAACCATTGACGGCATCAAGGCCAACCCAGAACTTGTAGGCGGCCGTTTTCACGATTGCCCATCAGGCTGGGCCTGTGATGTGGTGAACAACAATAATCTAAAAGCACTGGGCATGGCAGAGGTCGGGATCGAACGGTTCCAACATGGCTCTGGCGAAACGCTCGCAACTGCAATCGCGGCCGCTTATGCGAACAAAGAACCATGGTTTGGTTATTATTGGGCCCCAACTTCGGTTTTGGGCAAATACCCGATGGTTCAAGTTGAAATGAATGCCTTTGATGCTGATGCACACGCCTGCAACAGCGATCCAGAATGCAGCGCACCAACGGCTTCGGCTTATCCGACTGCAAAAGTTATCACAGCGGTCACGCCGGCGCTTGAACAACGTGAACCTGAAATCGTTGCTTTCCTAAGCAAAATGTCGTTCACAAACACCCAAATGGGTGAAGTGCTGGCATGGCAAGACACCAATTCCGCGAGCTTCGAAGAAGCGGCTGTGTATTTCTTGGACACTTATAAAGACGTCTGGGGAAACTGGCTCAACGACGACGCGCGTGAAAAACTAGCGCTGTTGCTGAAGTAA
- a CDS encoding 2OG-Fe(II) oxygenase, translating to MQTKSLDRARAVQRPSREDMLQRALSVQTFWNQNQNLFQEAWKDWEETEIKSEPQLDPSLYDANLRKAVQQAWQDPSKEAAVKDLWEEVFPGVYKTQFFDPERLVVLRDYFEKVADAGIPLRPPYGISLNRAGAMLDSRSEGFLAAPSFQSFYQDMMSAYMRPISRLLFPDVVGYDTQTFGFSIQWQADQDTSLRAHTDASSVTLNINVNLPGEEFSGSGVRFFDRETRQVSEQTFAPGTALIHHGSVPHESMPITQGERSNFVLWLYGDHGQVAPYGAAPKELDPRQRWSVPTAKNDGFAPF from the coding sequence ATGCAAACCAAATCGCTAGACCGCGCCCGCGCAGTCCAACGCCCCTCGCGTGAAGATATGCTGCAGCGCGCCCTCTCGGTACAAACATTTTGGAACCAGAATCAAAACCTGTTCCAAGAAGCTTGGAAAGACTGGGAAGAAACCGAAATCAAGTCAGAGCCACAATTAGACCCAAGTCTGTATGACGCAAATTTGCGCAAGGCTGTCCAACAGGCCTGGCAAGATCCATCCAAGGAAGCGGCCGTCAAGGATTTATGGGAAGAGGTGTTTCCGGGCGTCTACAAAACCCAATTCTTTGACCCTGAACGTCTGGTTGTACTGCGCGATTATTTTGAAAAAGTGGCAGATGCCGGGATTCCACTGCGGCCCCCTTACGGTATTTCACTTAACCGTGCTGGCGCGATGCTTGACAGTCGCTCTGAAGGGTTTCTTGCCGCCCCCAGTTTTCAAAGCTTTTATCAGGATATGATGTCGGCTTATATGCGGCCGATCTCACGCCTCTTGTTTCCTGACGTTGTTGGGTATGACACCCAGACCTTTGGGTTCTCGATTCAATGGCAAGCTGATCAGGACACTTCCCTGCGCGCGCACACCGACGCGTCCTCTGTGACATTAAATATCAATGTGAATCTGCCCGGCGAAGAATTTTCAGGTTCAGGCGTGCGCTTCTTTGACAGGGAAACCCGTCAAGTCAGCGAACAGACCTTTGCACCGGGGACAGCTTTGATCCATCACGGCAGTGTACCACATGAATCCATGCCCATCACCCAGGGCGAACGTTCAAACTTTGTGCTTTGGCTTTATGGAGATCACGGGCAAGTCGCGCCATATGGTGCCGCGCCCAAAGAACTGGACCCGCGCCAACGCTGGTCTGTTCCGACGGCAAAAAACGATGGATTTGCGCCGTTTTAA
- a CDS encoding SDR family NAD(P)-dependent oxidoreductase: protein MTKTILITGATDGIGLLTAKTLAAEGHRILLHGRSASKLATAAKEVGGLTETYTADLSRMADVYALAAEIRKNHTQLDALINNAGVLKIADTQTAEGFDVRFMVNTIAPYVLTQELRPIIPKQGRIVNLSSAAQAQVDLAALMGRKPLADMEAYAQSKLAITIWSQELAKDCPAGPVIVAVNPGSLLASKMVKEGFGVAGKDLNIGADILREAALGASFADASGKYFDNDSGAFAPPHAAALDAAHSADVMRAIKDAVAKLN from the coding sequence ATGACAAAAACCATTCTCATCACCGGCGCAACCGATGGCATTGGCCTGCTCACAGCAAAAACGCTGGCTGCCGAAGGGCACAGAATTCTGTTGCACGGTCGCAGCGCGAGCAAACTAGCCACGGCAGCAAAAGAGGTCGGCGGTTTGACTGAAACCTATACCGCGGATCTTTCACGCATGGCTGATGTGTACGCGTTGGCCGCCGAAATTCGCAAGAACCACACACAACTTGATGCGCTGATCAACAATGCGGGTGTACTTAAGATCGCTGACACCCAAACCGCCGAAGGTTTTGATGTCCGCTTTATGGTCAATACCATTGCGCCCTATGTGCTGACACAAGAATTGCGCCCGATCATCCCCAAGCAAGGGCGCATTGTGAACCTGTCATCTGCCGCTCAGGCGCAGGTCGATCTTGCTGCTCTGATGGGGCGCAAACCGTTGGCCGACATGGAGGCATATGCGCAGAGCAAACTTGCCATCACTATCTGGTCGCAAGAGCTGGCCAAGGACTGCCCAGCTGGGCCGGTGATTGTCGCGGTAAACCCTGGCTCTCTACTTGCCTCTAAAATGGTTAAAGAAGGCTTTGGCGTCGCCGGCAAGGATCTTAACATTGGCGCTGATATTCTCCGCGAAGCCGCTCTTGGAGCCTCCTTTGCGGATGCCTCGGGCAAGTATTTTGACAATGACAGTGGCGCGTTTGCTCCGCCACATGCCGCCGCTTTGGACGCCGCTCATAGCGCCGATGTCATGCGCGCAATCAAAGATGCTGTGGCCAAGCTTAACTGA
- a CDS encoding CmcJ/NvfI family oxidoreductase, with protein sequence MTQTAIVNYHVHKPSRQAFELDAGGIPGNLISPELVSKKITLRDDRTNDAKATFKADSVEFAARASSVKNIGGGTDWQPAYNKELTRLLKDKVDAKEVVIFDHTIRTDDPDADRKPARNVHSDYSSTGAKQRLVDILGTNLAADWSNGHYAFINIWRPLEATINSAPLGFVMPQSVANEDWILLDLIYPDRKGQILGLAANPKHEWIYRSSMTPDDVVIFNIYDNRGQPAIAHSALDRVENSEIKSIRKSIESRTLVRY encoded by the coding sequence ATGACCCAAACAGCAATTGTAAACTACCATGTTCACAAACCCTCGCGACAAGCCTTTGAACTCGATGCGGGTGGTATACCCGGCAATCTCATCTCGCCAGAACTCGTTTCCAAAAAAATCACCCTACGTGACGATCGCACGAATGATGCAAAGGCAACTTTCAAAGCTGATTCCGTTGAATTCGCAGCGCGTGCTTCAAGTGTCAAAAACATCGGCGGCGGCACAGACTGGCAACCAGCCTATAACAAGGAACTCACCCGCCTATTGAAAGATAAAGTTGACGCCAAAGAGGTGGTCATATTTGACCACACAATCCGCACCGACGATCCTGATGCAGATCGTAAGCCGGCTCGTAACGTGCACAGTGACTATAGCTCTACGGGTGCCAAACAGCGTCTTGTGGACATACTGGGCACCAATTTGGCCGCCGATTGGAGCAACGGACACTATGCGTTTATCAACATCTGGCGCCCCCTAGAGGCAACAATAAATTCCGCCCCTTTAGGCTTTGTTATGCCGCAATCCGTTGCCAACGAAGATTGGATCCTTCTTGACCTGATCTACCCCGATCGCAAAGGCCAGATATTGGGGCTGGCTGCAAACCCCAAACATGAATGGATTTACAGGTCCAGCATGACGCCAGACGACGTTGTCATCTTCAATATCTATGACAATCGCGGCCAGCCAGCCATCGCACATAGCGCGTTGGACAGGGTTGAAAACTCCGAAATCAAGAGCATCCGCAAAAGCATCGAGAGCCGCACTCTGGTGCGCTACTAA